In one window of Gudongella oleilytica DNA:
- a CDS encoding DNA-methyltransferase has product MAKIKAGRNKTIDTSIDEGKKYLDRCIAIEKPIDDINSILDKTIIGNSFDVMELLPVKSIDLIIADPPYNLTKSFHGTQFSRKKESEYEDYTRQWLSKAIPLLKDDGSIYVCCDWETSLIIGRILQEYLIVRNRITWQREKGRGAKANWKNGLEDIWFATKSNNYTFNLDAVKIRKKVIAPYRVDGKPKDWTETENGNYRDTCPSNFWDDITIPFWSMPENTAHPTQKSEKLVAKIMLASSNPGDVVFDPFLGSGTTSVTAKKLDRHYLGIELNEQYCIWTEQRLEMADNDDYIQGYVDGVFWERNVLN; this is encoded by the coding sequence GTGGCTAAGATAAAAGCTGGAAGAAATAAAACTATAGATACTAGTATAGATGAAGGCAAAAAATATCTGGATAGATGCATTGCAATAGAAAAACCAATCGATGACATAAATTCAATCCTGGATAAAACCATTATCGGGAACTCCTTTGATGTAATGGAACTGCTTCCAGTAAAGAGTATAGATCTTATCATAGCAGATCCCCCTTATAACCTCACAAAGTCATTCCACGGAACACAGTTCTCCAGGAAAAAGGAGTCGGAATATGAGGATTATACTAGGCAGTGGCTTTCCAAAGCTATCCCACTCCTAAAGGATGACGGATCTATTTATGTTTGCTGCGACTGGGAAACGAGCCTTATCATAGGCCGCATACTTCAGGAATACCTTATAGTCAGAAACAGGATAACATGGCAAAGAGAAAAGGGAAGAGGTGCAAAGGCCAACTGGAAGAACGGCCTTGAGGACATTTGGTTTGCGACAAAATCAAACAACTACACCTTCAACCTGGATGCTGTAAAAATAAGAAAAAAAGTAATAGCTCCATACAGAGTAGACGGGAAGCCTAAGGATTGGACTGAAACAGAAAATGGAAACTACAGAGATACATGCCCCTCCAATTTCTGGGATGATATCACCATACCATTTTGGTCCATGCCTGAAAATACAGCTCACCCTACGCAGAAATCCGAGAAGCTCGTGGCCAAAATCATGCTAGCCAGCTCAAATCCTGGAGATGTAGTATTTGACCCATTTTTAGGATCAGGCACCACAAGTGTTACGGCTAAGAAACTCGACAGACACTACCTTGGTATCGAGCTTAATGAACAGTATTGTATTTGGACAGAGCAAAGACTGGAGATGGCAGATAATGACGACTACATCCAAGGGTATGTAGACGGAGTCTTCTGGGAAAGAAACGTACTAAATTAA
- a CDS encoding sensor histidine kinase, which yields MQSKMRTNKDKGKESFSNRIRSSLVLKLNLEMVRRLLSGFMAVNTLVFLMGFFVVLWRAEVIIEDSYNVLAASGFNEGSVHYPMLDFEVMTVAPEEGTTLHRDIQELLPFHIKDAERDVFTGAMELPAPLRERIENIRYSVGFEKDFSYYRFVYNIGPEVYGLLQILFILLIAESLMLIKHTVKGHRVVRETLKPLADLAETTRTLQTMKPYDEKYLKAIAGELSSIDVNRLDKGISVDSSQNELKDLTYAINGMLNRINQSYQSQVRFVSDASHELRTPIAVIQGYVNLLDRWGKNDEKTRQESIDAIKSEIGNMKDLVEKLLFLARGDNETIQLNMERFDTSEIVDEIVREAQMIDESHLFKTELSSPAFIEADRQLFKQSIRILVDNAIKYSQEGKEIALRVTKGNGKVVIVVQDTGIGIPPDDLPHIFDRFYRSDESRARKSGGSGLGLAIAKWIIERHGAFFEIHSRVNIGTRISIVFPEALI from the coding sequence ATGCAATCAAAGATGAGGACCAATAAGGATAAAGGCAAGGAAAGCTTTTCAAACAGAATAAGATCTTCGCTTGTACTAAAACTCAATCTGGAAATGGTGAGAAGGTTATTGTCTGGATTTATGGCAGTTAATACCCTCGTATTTCTGATGGGGTTTTTTGTTGTTTTATGGAGAGCAGAGGTCATTATTGAGGATTCGTACAACGTCCTGGCTGCTTCGGGCTTTAATGAGGGATCGGTACACTACCCTATGCTTGATTTTGAGGTTATGACAGTAGCCCCTGAAGAGGGAACTACGCTTCATAGGGACATCCAGGAACTTCTACCCTTCCATATAAAGGATGCAGAAAGGGATGTTTTTACGGGAGCTATGGAACTTCCTGCTCCCCTTAGGGAGAGGATCGAGAATATCAGGTACTCCGTTGGCTTTGAGAAAGACTTCTCATATTACAGGTTCGTATATAATATTGGTCCTGAGGTGTATGGACTATTACAAATTCTTTTTATTCTCCTTATTGCGGAGTCGCTCATGCTTATTAAGCACACGGTAAAGGGCCATAGAGTCGTAAGGGAGACCTTGAAGCCTCTTGCAGATCTTGCTGAGACCACAAGGACTCTTCAGACGATGAAGCCCTATGATGAGAAGTACCTTAAGGCAATTGCAGGGGAATTAAGCAGCATCGATGTCAACAGGCTGGACAAGGGGATATCTGTGGACAGCTCCCAGAATGAATTGAAGGATCTTACCTATGCAATCAATGGTATGCTGAACAGGATAAACCAGTCCTACCAATCACAGGTCAGGTTCGTATCTGATGCGTCCCATGAGCTAAGGACTCCCATTGCAGTTATTCAAGGGTATGTAAATCTTTTGGACCGGTGGGGCAAAAACGATGAAAAAACAAGGCAGGAATCTATAGATGCGATAAAAAGCGAAATAGGTAATATGAAGGATCTGGTTGAGAAGCTTCTTTTTCTTGCAAGGGGAGATAATGAGACGATCCAGCTTAATATGGAGAGATTCGATACCAGCGAGATAGTGGATGAAATAGTAAGAGAGGCTCAAATGATAGATGAGAGTCACCTGTTTAAGACTGAGCTTAGTTCTCCTGCATTTATTGAGGCAGACAGGCAGTTGTTTAAGCAGAGCATCAGGATACTGGTTGATAACGCCATCAAGTATTCCCAAGAAGGCAAGGAAATTGCCCTTAGGGTAACCAAGGGCAATGGTAAGGTCGTTATTGTCGTTCAGGATACAGGGATTGGTATACCGCCAGATGACTTACCTCATATATTTGACAGGTTCTACCGCTCGGATGAGTCCCGGGCCAGAAAAAGCGGCGGGTCAGGCTTGGGGCTTGCAATTGCTAAGTGGATCATTGAAAGGCATGGAGCCTTCTTTGAGATCCACAGCAGGGTCAACATTGGAACAAGGATATCGATCGTGTTCCCTGAGGCTTTAATTTAG
- a CDS encoding response regulator transcription factor yields MTKILIVEDEEKLARFVELELQYEGYEVEKAYDGRAGIDMVKASPFDLVLLDIMLPGLNGIEVLRRIRQTSDIPVILLTARDAVVDKVTGLDSGADDYITKPFAIEELLARIRALLRKKEPGSQAQTKDIMVYKELSLDTKKREVHVKGTVVPLTKKEFDLLELLMENRNIVLSRETILDKIWGYDFSGGTNAVDVYIRYLRAKLEEPFGTKIFSTVRGVGYAIKDEDQ; encoded by the coding sequence ATGACTAAGATCCTAATAGTTGAGGATGAAGAAAAACTGGCTAGGTTTGTAGAGCTGGAGCTTCAGTACGAGGGCTATGAAGTGGAAAAGGCATATGATGGAAGGGCTGGAATTGACATGGTCAAGGCCAGCCCCTTCGACCTTGTTCTTCTTGATATAATGCTTCCGGGATTAAACGGAATTGAGGTTCTAAGGCGTATCAGGCAGACATCAGATATACCTGTTATACTTCTTACTGCCAGGGATGCTGTGGTAGACAAGGTAACTGGTCTTGACAGCGGTGCGGATGATTACATCACGAAGCCATTTGCCATTGAAGAGCTTCTGGCAAGGATCAGGGCTTTATTGAGGAAGAAAGAACCCGGCAGCCAGGCTCAGACAAAGGATATAATGGTGTATAAAGAGCTTAGTCTTGATACTAAGAAGAGAGAGGTACATGTTAAGGGTACAGTGGTTCCATTGACAAAGAAGGAGTTTGATCTCCTAGAGCTTCTTATGGAGAACAGGAACATAGTGTTGTCCAGGGAAACCATACTTGATAAGATCTGGGGCTACGACTTTTCAGGGGGAACCAATGCGGTTGATGTGTATATAAGGTATTTAAGGGCAAAGCTTGAGGAGCCCTTTGGAACAAAAATCTTCTCGACTGTAAGAGGAGTGGGGTATGCAATCAAAGATGAGGACCAATAA
- a CDS encoding DUF4342 domain-containing protein, producing the protein MVTLQQVEELRRYADITFNEAKEALEETNGDILEAIINLEKKGRIEPPKGGGYYSTKDAGETGEQKSSEAKAGTESTQKTSSSFSDLVNRFTTFVGKLFHKGNRNIFEVSKNGQSTMTLPVTVLVILLLFTFWFTVPLMIIGLFFGYKYSFSGPELGKEEVNRTMDQVSDVVDNLKKEFSGENKND; encoded by the coding sequence ATGGTAACTTTACAACAAGTAGAAGAACTAAGAAGGTATGCCGATATTACATTCAACGAGGCCAAGGAAGCCTTGGAGGAAACTAACGGCGACATTCTGGAGGCGATCATAAATCTTGAGAAGAAGGGGAGAATAGAACCTCCCAAGGGCGGTGGGTATTATAGCACAAAGGATGCCGGGGAGACTGGGGAACAAAAGAGCTCTGAGGCTAAGGCGGGTACAGAGTCAACTCAGAAGACTTCATCCTCGTTCTCTGATTTAGTAAACAGGTTCACCACATTTGTGGGCAAGCTGTTCCATAAGGGGAACAGAAACATATTCGAGGTTTCAAAGAACGGGCAGAGCACCATGACATTGCCGGTAACTGTGCTTGTAATATTGCTTCTATTTACATTCTGGTTCACAGTTCCTTTGATGATTATCGGATTGTTCTTCGGATATAAGTATTCCTTCTCTGGACCGGAGCTTGGCAAGGAAGAAGTAAATCGTACTATGGATCAGGTATCTGACGTAGTAGACAACCTAAAAAAAGAATTCAGTGGTGAGAACAAAAATGACTAA